The following are encoded in a window of Streptomyces sp. SAT1 genomic DNA:
- a CDS encoding ABC transporter ATP-binding protein yields the protein MTALLEVEDLRVAYGKIEAVKGISFSVEAGEVVTLIGTNGAGKTTTLRTLSGLLKPSGGKIVFDGKPLTGVPAHKIVALGLAHSPEGRHIFPRLSIAENLQLGAFLRKDKEGIEKDIQRAYDLFPILGERRKQAAGTLSGGEQQMLAMGRALMSQPKLLMLDEPSMGLSPIMMQKIMSTIVELKSQGTTILLVEQNAQAALSLADQGHVMEVGTIVLSGTGRDLLHDESVRKAYLGED from the coding sequence GTGACCGCACTCCTGGAGGTCGAGGACCTCAGGGTCGCCTACGGCAAGATCGAGGCCGTCAAAGGCATCTCCTTCAGCGTCGAGGCGGGCGAGGTCGTCACCCTCATCGGCACCAACGGCGCCGGCAAGACCACCACCCTGCGCACCCTCTCCGGCCTGCTCAAGCCCAGCGGCGGAAAGATCGTCTTCGACGGCAAGCCGCTCACCGGCGTCCCCGCCCACAAGATCGTCGCCCTCGGACTCGCCCACTCCCCCGAGGGCCGGCACATCTTCCCCCGCCTCAGCATCGCCGAGAACCTCCAGCTCGGCGCCTTCCTCCGCAAGGACAAGGAAGGCATCGAGAAGGACATCCAGCGCGCCTACGACCTCTTCCCCATCCTCGGCGAACGCCGCAAGCAGGCCGCCGGCACCCTCTCCGGCGGCGAACAGCAGATGCTCGCCATGGGCCGCGCCCTCATGTCCCAGCCCAAGCTCCTCATGCTCGACGAACCGTCCATGGGCCTGTCGCCCATCATGATGCAGAAGATCATGTCCACGATCGTCGAGCTGAAGTCCCAGGGCACCACCATCCTGCTCGTCGAACAGAACGCCCAGGCCGCGCTCTCCCTCGCCGACCAGGGACACGTCATGGAGGTCGGCACCATCGTCCTCTCCGGCACCGGACGCGACCTCCTGCACGACGAATCCGTCCGCAAGGCCTACCTCGGCGAGGACTGA
- a CDS encoding SIMPL domain-containing protein, with protein sequence MTFAAPEEPGPAVPYGTPDAPRIAVRGEAHLEVDPEIARVGVNVSARGRDRRSALDDLTRRNTAVLDLVRSYGPAVERLETGAFSIAPEPARHGRGERVRTYHGAVHLTAELTDFTALGELTTRLADLDLTRVDGPWWELRPGSPAHREARRQAVRAAVQRAKEYAEALGTTLAALVEIADIDAEGSASFPPYAGRARAAAFGAPGGAPEEAAPLDLEPQRQHVHAQLNARFTMKPPKL encoded by the coding sequence ATGACCTTCGCCGCCCCCGAGGAACCCGGCCCCGCCGTCCCGTACGGCACCCCCGACGCCCCGCGCATCGCCGTCCGCGGCGAGGCCCACCTCGAAGTCGACCCCGAGATCGCCCGCGTCGGCGTCAACGTCAGCGCCCGCGGCAGGGACCGCCGCTCCGCCCTCGACGACCTCACCCGCCGCAACACCGCCGTCCTCGACCTCGTCCGGTCCTACGGCCCCGCCGTCGAACGGCTGGAGACCGGCGCCTTCTCCATCGCCCCCGAACCCGCCCGCCACGGCCGCGGCGAACGCGTCCGCACCTACCACGGCGCCGTCCACCTCACCGCCGAACTCACCGACTTCACCGCCCTCGGTGAACTCACCACCCGACTGGCCGACTTGGACCTCACCCGAGTGGACGGCCCCTGGTGGGAACTGCGCCCCGGATCGCCCGCCCACCGCGAGGCCCGCCGACAGGCCGTACGCGCCGCCGTCCAGCGCGCCAAGGAGTACGCCGAGGCCCTCGGCACCACCCTCGCGGCCCTCGTCGAGATCGCCGACATCGACGCCGAGGGCAGCGCCTCCTTCCCGCCGTACGCCGGACGCGCCCGCGCCGCGGCCTTCGGCGCCCCAGGCGGCGCCCCCGAGGAGGCGGCCCCGCTCGACCTGGAACCCCAGCGTCAGCACGTCCACGCGCAACTCAACGCGCGATTCACCATGAAACCGCCCAAACTGTAA
- the pyk gene encoding pyruvate kinase codes for MRRAKIVCTLGPATDTYDRIKALVDAGMDVARFNLSHGEHAEHDERYQHVRKAADETGRSVGLLADLQGPKIRLGRFREGPVLLERGDTFTITVEEGVEGDRHRCGTTHAGLADDVTPGERILVDDGKVCLEVTAVDGPRVRTRVTEGGMVSDHKGLNLPGVAVSVPALSKKDEDDLRWALRTGFDVIALSFVRSGRDILDVHRIMDEEGRRLPVIAKIEKPQAVEAVDEIVAAFDGIMVARGDLGVEMPLEQVPIVQKRAVKLARRNAKPVIVATQMLDSMIDNSRPTRAEASDVANAVIDGTDAVMLSGETSVGKHPVTAVRTMAKIVAAAEEVILARGLPPLTEHSKPRTQGGAVARAAAEIGDFLGARFLVAFTQSGDTARRLSRYRSPIPVLAFTPEPATRSQLSATWGVETFLGPHVDSTDAMVAQVDELLLRHGRCEKGDVVVITAGSPPGVPGSTNLVRVHHIGEDDRPR; via the coding sequence ATGCGCCGAGCGAAGATCGTCTGTACCCTGGGGCCCGCCACCGACACGTACGACCGGATCAAAGCCCTGGTCGACGCCGGAATGGACGTCGCCCGCTTCAACCTCAGCCACGGCGAGCACGCCGAACACGACGAGCGCTACCAGCACGTACGCAAGGCCGCCGACGAGACCGGCCGCAGCGTCGGCCTCCTCGCCGACCTTCAAGGCCCGAAGATCCGCCTCGGCCGCTTCCGCGAAGGACCCGTACTCCTCGAACGCGGCGACACCTTCACCATCACCGTCGAAGAAGGCGTCGAGGGCGACCGCCACCGGTGCGGCACCACCCACGCCGGCCTCGCCGACGACGTCACCCCCGGCGAGCGCATCCTCGTCGACGACGGCAAGGTCTGCCTGGAGGTCACCGCCGTGGACGGACCCCGCGTCCGCACCCGCGTCACCGAGGGCGGCATGGTCTCCGACCACAAGGGCCTCAACCTCCCCGGCGTCGCCGTCTCCGTCCCCGCCCTGTCCAAGAAGGACGAGGACGACCTGCGCTGGGCGCTGCGCACCGGCTTCGACGTCATCGCGCTCTCGTTCGTGCGCAGCGGACGCGACATCCTCGACGTCCACCGCATCATGGACGAGGAGGGCCGCCGCCTGCCCGTCATCGCCAAGATCGAGAAACCGCAGGCGGTCGAGGCCGTCGACGAGATCGTCGCCGCCTTCGACGGCATCATGGTCGCCCGCGGCGACCTCGGCGTCGAGATGCCCCTCGAACAGGTGCCCATCGTCCAGAAGCGCGCCGTGAAACTGGCCCGGCGCAACGCCAAACCGGTGATCGTCGCCACCCAGATGCTGGACTCCATGATCGACAACTCCCGCCCCACCCGCGCGGAGGCCAGCGACGTCGCCAACGCCGTCATCGACGGCACCGACGCGGTAATGCTCTCCGGCGAGACCAGCGTCGGCAAGCACCCCGTCACCGCCGTCCGCACCATGGCGAAGATCGTCGCCGCCGCCGAGGAGGTCATCCTCGCCCGCGGCCTGCCCCCGCTGACCGAGCACAGCAAGCCCCGCACCCAGGGCGGCGCCGTCGCCCGCGCCGCCGCGGAGATCGGCGACTTCCTCGGCGCGCGGTTCCTCGTCGCCTTCACCCAGTCGGGCGACACCGCCCGCCGCCTCTCCCGCTACCGCTCACCCATCCCCGTCCTGGCCTTCACCCCCGAGCCCGCCACCCGCTCCCAGCTCAGCGCGACCTGGGGCGTCGAGACCTTCCTCGGCCCGCACGTCGACTCCACCGACGCCATGGTCGCCCAGGTCGACGAACTCCTCCTGCGCCACGGCCGCTGCGAGAAGGGCGACGTCGTCGTCATCACCGCCGGCTCCCCGCCCGGCGTCCCCGGCTCCACCAACCTGGTCCGCGTCCACCACATCGGCGAGGACGACCGCCCGCGGTAG
- a CDS encoding helix-turn-helix domain-containing protein, whose protein sequence is MYDLGTRKHALALLAQGRSLNSVSKQTGVSRAAIRSWRVRLEPLPRMAPTDPGPPADEAAYAYLLGLYLGDGCLSPHPRGGHYLRIACADAWPGLLRECRQAITAVRPGVGVYDEQKQGCTMITSYSRHWPRLFPQHGTGRKHERRIALAPWQQEIVDAYPWEFVRGLIHSDGCRITNWTTRLVGGERKRYEYPRYFFTNLSADITRLCTDTLDRLGVEWKAHGCNISVARKASVALMDAHIGPKY, encoded by the coding sequence ATGTACGATCTCGGCACCCGCAAGCACGCCCTCGCCCTGCTCGCGCAAGGGCGCAGCCTGAACTCCGTCAGCAAGCAGACCGGCGTCTCCCGCGCCGCGATCCGCTCCTGGCGCGTCCGCCTCGAACCCCTGCCCCGCATGGCGCCCACCGACCCGGGGCCGCCCGCTGACGAGGCGGCGTACGCCTATCTGCTGGGCCTGTATCTGGGCGACGGGTGTCTCAGCCCGCATCCGCGCGGCGGCCACTACCTGCGGATCGCATGTGCCGACGCCTGGCCCGGACTCCTCCGTGAGTGCCGACAGGCCATCACGGCGGTACGGCCCGGCGTCGGCGTGTACGACGAGCAGAAGCAGGGATGCACCATGATCACCAGCTACTCCCGGCACTGGCCCCGTCTCTTCCCCCAGCACGGCACCGGCAGGAAACACGAGCGCCGCATCGCGCTCGCCCCCTGGCAGCAGGAGATCGTCGACGCGTACCCCTGGGAGTTCGTCCGGGGGCTCATCCACTCGGACGGCTGCCGGATCACCAACTGGACGACTCGTCTCGTCGGCGGTGAGCGCAAGCGCTACGAGTACCCGCGGTACTTCTTCACCAACCTGTCAGCGGATATCACCCGGCTCTGCACCGACACCCTCGACCGGCTGGGCGTCGAGTGGAAAGCCCACGGCTGCAACATCTCCGTCGCCCGCAAAGCCTCCGTGGCCCTCATGGACGCGCACATCGGGCCCAAGTACTGA
- a CDS encoding bifunctional metallophosphatase/5'-nucleotidase gives MALNRRKFLKKSAVTGAGVALAGAAAAPAAEAATPGHGHGHGHGHGRHPKRYSLTVMGTTDLHGHVFNWDYFKDAEYTDGAGNAQGLARISTLVNQVREEKGRRNTLLLDAGDTIQGTPLSYYYAKVDPITAKGGPVHPMAQAMNAIGYDAAALGNHEFNYGIETLRKFEQQCRFPLLGANALDAKTQRPAFAPYVMKTFHVPGAAPVKVAVLGLTNPGIAIWDKAYVQGKLTFPGLEEQAAKWVPKLRSMGADVVIVSAHSGTSGQSSYGDQLPYVEDAAANVARLVPGIDAILVGHAHLEIPELKVVNEKSGKTVVLSEPLCFAERLTLFDIELVFSRGRWEVESVAASLRNSNAVPDDPKITRLLEDEHKKVVQYVNQVVGRATQTLTTVDARYKDAPIIDLITKVQEDVVKAALAGTQYAALPVIAQASPFSRTSQISAGDVTIRDLSSLYVYDNTLVAKLMTGAQVREYLEYSAGYYVQTAAGAPVDVEKLTNAGGRPDYNYDYVSGLAYDIDVARPAGSRIRNLTFNGAPLDDAQQFVLAVNNYRANGGGAFPHVAAAKELWSESTEIRTRIAEWATAKGVLDPKDFASVDWKLTRDGTPVF, from the coding sequence ATGGCGTTGAACCGCCGGAAGTTCCTGAAGAAGTCCGCCGTGACCGGGGCGGGGGTGGCGCTGGCGGGTGCGGCGGCGGCTCCGGCGGCCGAGGCCGCGACCCCCGGGCACGGACACGGTCACGGGCATGGGCACGGGCGGCATCCCAAGCGGTACTCGCTGACCGTGATGGGCACGACGGACCTGCACGGGCACGTCTTCAACTGGGACTACTTCAAGGACGCGGAGTACACGGACGGCGCGGGCAACGCGCAGGGCCTGGCGCGCATCTCGACGCTGGTGAACCAGGTCCGCGAGGAGAAGGGCCGCCGCAACACGCTGCTGCTGGACGCGGGTGACACGATCCAGGGCACCCCGCTGTCGTACTACTACGCGAAGGTGGACCCGATCACCGCCAAGGGCGGTCCGGTGCACCCGATGGCGCAGGCGATGAACGCGATCGGGTACGACGCGGCGGCGCTGGGCAACCACGAGTTCAACTACGGCATCGAGACGCTGCGCAAGTTCGAGCAGCAGTGCCGTTTCCCGCTGCTGGGTGCGAACGCGCTGGACGCGAAGACGCAGCGGCCGGCGTTCGCGCCGTACGTCATGAAGACGTTCCATGTGCCGGGTGCCGCTCCGGTGAAGGTGGCCGTGCTGGGGCTGACCAACCCGGGTATCGCGATCTGGGACAAGGCGTATGTGCAGGGGAAGCTGACGTTCCCGGGTCTTGAGGAGCAGGCGGCGAAGTGGGTGCCGAAGCTGCGGTCGATGGGCGCGGACGTGGTGATCGTGTCGGCGCACTCGGGTACGTCGGGCCAGTCGTCCTACGGTGACCAGTTGCCGTACGTGGAGGACGCGGCGGCGAACGTGGCCCGGCTGGTGCCGGGGATCGACGCGATCCTGGTGGGGCACGCGCATCTGGAGATCCCGGAGCTGAAGGTCGTCAACGAGAAGTCGGGGAAGACGGTGGTGCTGTCGGAGCCGCTGTGCTTCGCGGAGCGGCTGACCCTGTTCGACATCGAGCTGGTGTTCTCCCGGGGCCGCTGGGAGGTGGAGTCGGTCGCCGCCTCGCTGCGCAACTCGAACGCGGTGCCGGACGACCCGAAGATCACCAGGCTGCTCGAGGACGAGCACAAGAAGGTGGTGCAGTACGTCAACCAGGTCGTCGGGCGGGCCACGCAGACGCTGACGACGGTGGACGCCCGTTACAAGGACGCGCCGATCATCGATCTGATCACCAAGGTCCAGGAGGACGTGGTGAAGGCGGCGCTGGCGGGTACGCAGTACGCCGCGCTGCCGGTGATCGCGCAGGCGTCGCCGTTCTCGCGGACCTCGCAGATCTCGGCGGGCGATGTGACGATCCGGGACCTGTCGAGCCTGTACGTGTACGACAACACGCTGGTGGCGAAGCTGATGACGGGCGCGCAGGTGCGGGAGTACCTGGAGTACTCGGCGGGCTACTACGTGCAGACGGCGGCGGGCGCGCCCGTGGACGTGGAGAAGCTGACGAACGCGGGCGGCCGGCCGGACTACAACTACGACTATGTGTCGGGGCTGGCGTACGACATCGACGTCGCCCGGCCGGCCGGTTCGCGGATCCGGAACCTGACGTTCAACGGTGCGCCGCTGGACGACGCGCAGCAGTTCGTGCTGGCGGTGAACAACTACCGCGCCAACGGCGGCGGCGCGTTCCCGCACGTGGCGGCGGCGAAGGAGCTGTGGTCGGAGTCGACGGAGATCCGTACCCGGATCGCCGAGTGGGCGACGGCGAAGGGTGTGCTGGACCCGAAGGACTTCGCGTCGGTGGACTGGAAGCTGACGCGGGACGGTACGCCGGTGTTCTGA
- a CDS encoding NmrA family NAD(P)-binding protein has translation MIVVTGATGNVGRALVERLAAAGRPVRALTRDPQRAGLPEGAEVVRFRPDDPAALFAGADKLFLYVQAAGDRTAAFLAAAREAGVRHVVLLSSAIITEGADETHPIHVMHATVEREIRASGLEWTFLRPGAFATNAFQWAGQIRAGDEVRGVFADAMTAPIHEDDIAAVAERALLDGGHEGAAHRLSGPAAISNAGQVAAIGRALGRTLTYTEVPPEQAGPELFPHVPPHMLQSLLDTFRHTVGATPETTTTVEDITGTPARPFATWAEDHRKDFGA, from the coding sequence GTGATCGTAGTCACCGGCGCCACCGGCAACGTCGGCCGTGCCCTCGTCGAGCGCCTGGCCGCCGCCGGCCGGCCCGTCCGGGCGCTGACCCGCGACCCGCAGCGGGCCGGACTGCCCGAGGGCGCCGAGGTGGTGCGGTTCCGGCCGGACGACCCGGCCGCCCTGTTCGCCGGGGCGGACAAGCTCTTCCTGTACGTCCAGGCGGCGGGCGACCGGACGGCCGCCTTCCTGGCGGCGGCCCGCGAGGCGGGTGTCCGGCACGTCGTCCTGCTCTCCTCCGCCATCATCACGGAGGGCGCCGACGAGACCCACCCCATCCACGTCATGCACGCCACCGTGGAACGGGAGATCCGCGCCAGCGGCCTGGAGTGGACGTTCCTGCGGCCGGGCGCCTTCGCCACCAACGCCTTCCAGTGGGCCGGGCAGATCCGCGCCGGCGACGAGGTCCGCGGTGTCTTCGCGGACGCCATGACCGCGCCCATCCACGAGGACGACATCGCCGCCGTCGCCGAACGCGCCCTGCTCGACGGCGGCCACGAGGGCGCCGCCCACCGCCTCAGCGGGCCGGCGGCCATCAGCAACGCCGGCCAGGTCGCCGCGATCGGCCGCGCCCTCGGCCGCACGCTCACCTACACCGAGGTGCCCCCCGAGCAGGCCGGCCCCGAACTCTTCCCGCACGTGCCCCCGCACATGCTCCAGAGCCTGCTCGACACCTTCCGCCACACCGTCGGCGCCACCCCCGAGACCACCACCACGGTCGAGGACATCACCGGCACCCCCGCCCGCCCCTTCGCGACCTGGGCCGAGGACCACAGGAAGGACTTCGGAGCCTGA
- a CDS encoding pyridoxal phosphate-dependent decarboxylase family protein, which yields MGTPHPPAPRVSLASGPDGRHALRPLLDTVLDALDSGRAARGGPLPAGGPEAVAARVRAAAGVVLPEYGEPDALRALVHALAEGAADPADPLCAAHLHCPPLAVAAAADLAAGVLNPSLDSWDQAPAASALEALVTRALARTAGCADAVVTTGGTESNHLALLLAREKRGDGVRLVHGANAHHSLPRAAWLLGLPAPVRVPAPAGTLDPAALAETLTALTGPGAPRTPLLVAATAGTTDAGLIDPLPEIAALSAAHGARLHIDAAHGGGLLFSDRHRHLLTGLDAAHTVTLDLHKLGWQPVAAGLLAVRRGGDLDALHHHADYLNADDDTEAGLPDLLGRSLRTTRRPDILKIAVTLKTLGRAGLGALVDEVCAHARALADLVEDHPGLELRGRPVISTVLFRPAGAPDDAVAAVRRRLLTDGRAVLGRARLDGRLWLKATLLNPRTRPDDLAALLKLVEGTTPR from the coding sequence ATGGGCACTCCGCACCCGCCCGCACCGCGGGTCAGCCTCGCCTCCGGGCCCGACGGCCGCCACGCCCTGCGGCCGCTGCTGGACACCGTGCTCGACGCGCTGGACAGCGGACGGGCGGCCCGGGGCGGGCCGCTGCCCGCGGGCGGCCCGGAGGCCGTCGCCGCCCGGGTCCGCGCGGCCGCCGGGGTCGTACTGCCCGAGTACGGCGAGCCCGACGCCCTGCGCGCCCTCGTGCACGCCCTGGCCGAGGGCGCCGCCGACCCCGCCGACCCGCTCTGCGCCGCCCATCTGCACTGCCCGCCCCTGGCCGTGGCCGCCGCCGCCGACCTCGCCGCCGGCGTCCTCAACCCCTCGCTCGACTCCTGGGACCAGGCACCCGCCGCCTCCGCGCTCGAAGCCCTCGTCACCCGCGCCCTCGCCCGCACGGCGGGATGCGCCGACGCCGTCGTCACCACCGGCGGCACCGAGTCCAACCACCTCGCGCTGCTCCTCGCCCGCGAGAAGCGGGGCGACGGCGTCCGTCTCGTCCACGGCGCCAACGCCCACCATTCCCTGCCCCGCGCCGCCTGGCTGCTCGGCCTGCCCGCCCCCGTGCGCGTCCCCGCCCCCGCCGGCACCCTCGACCCCGCCGCCCTGGCCGAGACCCTCACCGCCCTCACCGGACCCGGCGCCCCCCGCACCCCGCTCCTGGTGGCCGCCACCGCCGGAACCACCGACGCCGGACTCATCGACCCGCTCCCCGAGATCGCCGCGCTGAGCGCCGCGCACGGCGCCCGGCTGCACATCGACGCGGCCCACGGCGGCGGCCTCCTGTTCAGCGACCGCCACCGCCACCTGCTCACCGGCCTCGACGCCGCCCACACCGTCACCCTCGACCTGCACAAACTCGGCTGGCAGCCGGTCGCCGCCGGACTCCTCGCCGTACGCCGCGGCGGCGACCTCGACGCCCTGCACCACCACGCCGACTACCTCAACGCCGACGACGACACCGAGGCCGGCCTGCCCGACCTCCTCGGCCGCTCCCTGCGCACCACCCGGCGCCCCGACATCCTCAAGATCGCCGTCACCCTCAAGACCCTCGGCCGCGCCGGACTCGGCGCGCTCGTCGACGAGGTCTGCGCCCACGCCCGCGCCCTCGCCGACCTCGTCGAGGACCACCCCGGCCTCGAACTGCGCGGGCGCCCCGTCATCAGCACGGTCCTGTTCCGGCCCGCCGGGGCCCCCGACGACGCGGTGGCCGCCGTACGCCGCCGCCTGCTCACCGACGGCCGCGCCGTCCTCGGCCGGGCCCGCCTGGACGGCCGGCTCTGGCTCAAGGCCACCCTCCTCAACCCCCGCACCCGGCCCGACGACCTGGCCGCCCTGCTGAAACTGGTGGAAGGAACCACCCCCCGATGA
- a CDS encoding lysine N(6)-hydroxylase/L-ornithine N(5)-oxygenase family protein, with product MSHPHAPTGPHPPTGRPPAQHSPANRTAADRLPQSRPPMDRTPTQTAPRDLVGIGVGPFNLSLAALAHPLTGLSTAFYEQRPRFDWHPGLLIDGARLQVPFLADLVTLADPASHWSFLNYLKARDRLFPFYFAERLHIERAEYDAYCRWVSDQLPALHYGHQVDTVRWNPEHRLFEVDFTQLDSDGEAEALGRTYTRNVVLGVGTEPHVPEPLRPLAGAPGALVVHAADYLDHRDALLAAGHVTVVGSGQSGAEVFLDLLKGRPAGHERLHWIGRTEAFAPMEYSKLGLEHFTPDYTRYFHALPEPVRDRLVPAQWQLHKGVDASTLAAIHDELYHRTLHGGWPDAVLTPGVRVRTAGRVAGNKVELHLEHPQQDARSRLTTDAVVLATGYRPRPLGHLLASLDPYLRRDQSERPRVDEQYRLLLDPAVSAAGCHVYVQNAEHHTHGVGAPDLGLAAWRSATILNSVTGTASYPLPARTAFTSFGLRQQRPQVPPAHQFKALAPLADGT from the coding sequence ATGAGCCACCCCCACGCCCCGACCGGCCCCCACCCGCCGACCGGCCGCCCCCCGGCCCAGCACTCCCCGGCGAACCGGACGGCCGCCGACCGGCTGCCGCAGAGCCGCCCCCCGATGGACCGCACCCCCACCCAGACCGCCCCCCGCGACCTGGTCGGCATCGGCGTCGGACCGTTCAACCTCTCCCTGGCCGCCCTCGCCCACCCCCTCACCGGACTGTCCACCGCCTTCTACGAGCAGCGCCCCCGCTTCGACTGGCACCCCGGCCTGCTCATCGACGGCGCCCGCCTCCAGGTCCCCTTCCTCGCCGACCTCGTCACCCTCGCCGACCCCGCCAGCCACTGGTCCTTCCTCAACTACCTCAAGGCCCGCGACCGGCTCTTCCCCTTCTACTTCGCCGAACGCCTCCACATCGAGCGCGCCGAGTACGACGCCTACTGCCGCTGGGTCTCCGACCAGCTCCCCGCACTGCACTACGGCCACCAGGTCGACACCGTCCGCTGGAACCCCGAACACCGCCTCTTCGAGGTCGACTTCACCCAGCTCGACAGCGACGGCGAGGCCGAGGCCCTGGGCCGCACCTACACCCGCAACGTCGTCCTCGGCGTCGGCACCGAACCCCACGTCCCCGAACCGCTGCGCCCCCTGGCCGGCGCCCCCGGCGCCCTCGTCGTGCACGCCGCCGACTACCTCGACCACCGCGACGCGCTCCTCGCCGCCGGGCACGTCACCGTCGTCGGCTCGGGCCAGTCGGGCGCCGAGGTCTTCCTCGACCTGCTCAAGGGCCGCCCCGCCGGCCACGAGCGGCTGCACTGGATCGGCCGCACCGAGGCATTCGCCCCCATGGAGTACTCCAAGCTCGGCCTGGAACACTTCACACCCGACTACACGCGCTACTTCCACGCCCTGCCCGAGCCCGTCCGCGACCGGCTCGTCCCCGCCCAGTGGCAACTGCACAAGGGCGTGGACGCGAGCACCCTCGCCGCCATCCACGACGAGCTGTACCACCGCACCCTGCACGGCGGCTGGCCCGACGCCGTCCTCACCCCCGGCGTCCGCGTCCGCACCGCGGGTCGCGTCGCCGGAAACAAGGTCGAACTCCACCTGGAACACCCCCAGCAGGACGCCCGCAGCCGCCTCACCACCGACGCCGTCGTCCTCGCCACCGGCTACCGGCCCCGCCCCCTGGGCCACCTCCTCGCCTCGCTCGACCCCTACCTGCGCCGCGACCAGAGCGAACGCCCCCGCGTCGACGAGCAGTACCGCCTCCTCCTCGACCCCGCCGTCAGCGCCGCCGGCTGCCACGTCTACGTGCAGAACGCCGAACACCACACCCACGGCGTCGGCGCCCCCGACCTCGGCCTCGCCGCCTGGCGCAGCGCCACCATCCTCAACTCCGTGACCGGCACGGCCAGCTACCCGCTGCCCGCCCGCACCGCCTTCACCAGCTTCGGCCTGCGACAGCAGCGGCCCCAGGTCCCGCCCGCCCACCAGTTCAAGGCACTCGCCCCTCTGGCGGACGGGACCTGA
- a CDS encoding ANTAR domain-containing response regulator, which produces MTGPESPQSVDAAGDDKSHVPPLTTRVVIAEDEALIRLDLKEMLEEEGYSVVGEAGDGERAVELAREHRPDLVILDVKMPKLDGISAAEKIAEESIAPVLMLTAFSQRDLVERARDAGAMAYLVKPFSKSDVVPAIEMAVSRFTELRELEKEVADLSQRLETRKLVDRAKSVLQTEYGLTEPAAFRWIQKTSMDRRMSMQQVAEAVIQDSEEKKAAKGGKPVRSEED; this is translated from the coding sequence GTGACCGGCCCCGAGTCGCCCCAGTCCGTCGACGCCGCCGGCGACGACAAGTCGCATGTCCCGCCGCTGACGACCCGTGTGGTCATCGCCGAGGACGAGGCGCTGATCCGTCTCGATCTCAAGGAGATGCTGGAGGAGGAGGGCTACAGCGTCGTCGGTGAGGCCGGGGACGGTGAGCGGGCGGTGGAGCTGGCCCGGGAGCACCGGCCGGATCTGGTGATCCTGGATGTGAAGATGCCCAAGCTGGACGGCATCTCGGCGGCGGAGAAGATCGCCGAGGAGAGCATCGCCCCGGTGCTGATGCTGACGGCGTTCTCGCAGCGGGATCTGGTGGAGCGGGCGCGGGACGCCGGTGCGATGGCGTATCTGGTGAAGCCGTTCAGCAAGAGTGACGTGGTGCCGGCGATCGAGATGGCGGTGTCGCGGTTCACGGAGCTGCGGGAGCTGGAGAAGGAGGTCGCGGACCTCTCCCAGCGGCTGGAGACCCGGAAGCTGGTGGACCGGGCGAAGTCGGTGCTGCAGACGGAGTACGGGCTGACGGAGCCGGCCGCGTTCCGCTGGATCCAGAAGACGTCGATGGACCGCCGGATGTCGATGCAGCAGGTGGCGGAGGCGGTCATCCAGGACAGCGAGGAGAAGAAGGCGGCCAAGGGCGGGAAGCCGGTGCGGTCCGAGGAGGACTGA